The Streptomyces nitrosporeus genome includes a window with the following:
- a CDS encoding MerR family transcriptional regulator, with protein sequence MRIGELSERTGTPRRLLRYYEEQELLVPGRAPNGYRDYAEGCVDRVLQIRGMLDAGLSTRVIKQVLPCVNDPRAIHVSGANEETIATLEHERERMADRIRCLTRSHDAITGYLEAVRRDRRSRGEAPVTAYAVADSAAGPLSVTEAA encoded by the coding sequence ATGCGGATCGGTGAGCTCTCCGAGCGCACGGGAACGCCGCGCCGGCTGCTGCGCTACTACGAGGAGCAGGAGCTCCTGGTGCCCGGCCGGGCACCGAACGGCTACCGGGACTACGCCGAAGGCTGCGTGGACCGGGTCCTGCAGATCCGGGGGATGCTCGACGCGGGTCTGTCGACCCGGGTCATCAAGCAGGTGCTTCCCTGCGTCAACGATCCCCGGGCCATCCACGTGTCGGGGGCGAACGAGGAGACGATCGCCACCCTGGAGCACGAGCGGGAGCGCATGGCCGACCGCATCCGGTGCCTGACGCGCAGTCACGACGCCATCACCGGTTACCTGGAGGCGGTACGGCGTGACCGCCGCTCCCGCGGTGAGGCGCCGGTGACCGCCTACGCGGTGGCCGACTCCGCGGCCGGCCCCCTCTCCGTGACCGAGGCGGCCTGA